In a genomic window of Glycine max cultivar Williams 82 chromosome 13, Glycine_max_v4.0, whole genome shotgun sequence:
- the LOC100795006 gene encoding G-type lectin S-receptor-like serine/threonine-protein kinase At4g27290 — MEGFTLLLFCLALLNSIAAATVRETISTLQSINDDQIIVSPGKTYALGFFSPGNSKNRYVGIWYNEIPTQTVVWVANRDNPLADSSGVLKLNETGALVLLNHNKSVVWSSNASKPARYPVAKLLDSGNLVVQDGNDTSETKDLLWQSFDYPGDTILPGQKFGRNLVTGLNRFMSSWNSTDDPSQGEYSYQIDISGYPQLVLREGAFKRYRFGSWNGIQFSGAPQLKQNNFTRFSFVSDEEELYFRFEQTNKFVFHRMQLSTDGYILGDYWNTEEKVWSLHGKIPVDDCDYYDKCGAYASCNINNVPPCNCLDGFVSKTDDIYGGCVRRTSLSCHGDGFLKLSGLKLPDTERSWFNRSISLEDCRTLCMNNCSCTAYAALDVSKGPTGCLLWFDDLVDIRDFTDVDEDIYIRVAGTEIEAIEGKQLHKSSIRKPQTVFISCVLFIAILILCLTFIIYRRWKTRQKGGKMKDKLERDASVIYEHEKDDLELPMFEWSTITCATNNFSPDNKLGEGGFGSVYKGILDDGGEIAVKRLSKNSSQGLQEFKNEVMHIAKLQHRNLVRLLGYCIQAEERLLVYEFMANKSLDSFIFDENKSMLLDWPRRSLIINGVARGLLYLHQDSRHRIVHRDLKAGNVLLDSEMNPKISDFGLARSFGGNEIEATTKHVVGTYGYLPPEYIIDGAYSTKSDVFSFGVLILEIVSGKRNKGFCHQDNLLAHVWRLFTEGKCSEIVDATIIDSLNLPEVLRTIHVGLLCVQLSPDDRPNMSSVVLMLSSESELPQPNLPGFFTSTSMAGDSSSSSSYKQYTNNDMTVSIMSAR, encoded by the exons ATGGAAGGTTTTACCTTGCTTCTGTTCTGCCTTGCCTTGCTGAATAGTATAGCAGCTGCCACTGTGAGAGAAACTATTAGCACATTGCAATCAATCAATGATGACCAGATCATAGTTTCACCTGGCAAAACCTATGCACTTGGATTCTTCAGTCCAGGCAATTCGAAGAACCGTTACGTGGGAATTTGGTATAATGAGATCCCAACACAGACTGTAGTATGGGTTGCCAACAGAGACAACCCTCTTGCAGACTCATCAGGGGTTTTGAAGCTCAATGAAACTGGAGCTCTAGTCCTTCTCAACCATAACAAGAGCGTTGTCTGGTCTTCCAACGCATCGAAGCCAGCGCGGTATCCGGTTGCGAAGCTTTTGGATTCTGGAAATCTCGTTGTGCAGGACGGAAACGACACCAGTGAAACAAAAGATTTATTGTGGCAAAGTTTTGATTATCCGGGGGACACGATCTTGCCGGGACAGAAGTTTGGAAGAAATCTAGTTACGGGCCTGAATCGATTCATGTCATCATGGAACAGCACTGATGATCCATCACAAGGGGAATATAGTTATCAAATTGATATTAGCGGATATCCGCAGCTCGTTTTAAGAGAAGGCGCTTTCAAAAGATATCGTTTTGGATCGTGGAATGGTATTCAGTTTAGTGGGGCACCTCAGCTGaagcaaaataattttactagATTTAGTTTTGTTTCTGATGAGGAAGAGTTGTATTTTAGATTTGAGCAGACCAACAAGTTCGTTTTTCATAGGATGCAGTTATCAACAGATGGATATATCCTGGGGGATTATTGGAATACTGAAGAAAAAGTTTGGAGCTTGCATGGGAAAATTCCTGTGGATGACTGTGATTACTATGACAAATGTGGAGCCTATGCTAGCTGTAATATAAACAATGTCCCTCCGTGTAATTGCTTGGACGGATTCGTATCCAAAACGGATGATATATACGGTGGTTGTGTCAGGAGAACTTCACTTAGTTGTCATGGAGACGGGTTTTTGAAGCTTTCAGGGTTGAAATTACCAGACACAGAGAGATCCTGGTTTAATAGAAGTATTAGCCTTGAGGATTGCAGGACATTGTGCATGAACAATTGCTCCTGTACAGCTTATGCAGCCTTGGACGTCAGTAAAGGGCCAACTGGGTGTTTACTCTGGTTTGATGATCTGGTTGACATAAGAGATTTCACTGATGTTgatgaagatatatatataagggTGGCTGGGACAGAAATAG AAGCTATTGAAGGAAAGCAATTACATAAATCCAGCATCCGGAAGCCACAGACTGTTTTCATAAGTTGTGTGTTGTTTATTGCAATTTTAATCTTATGCTTAACCTTCATCATTTATAGACGGTGGAAGACACGGCAGAAAGGAG GAAAGATGAAAGACAAACTAGAAAGGGATGCAAGTGTAATATATGAGCACGAGAAGGATGATCTAGAGTTACCCATGTTTGAGTGGTCTACAATTACTTGTGCAACCAATAACTTTTCACCTGACAACAAACTAGGGGAAGGTGGTTTTGGATCAGTTTATAAG GGTATCCTGGACGATGGAGGAGAAATAGCTGTCAAGAGGCTCTCAAAGAATTCGAGCCAAGGACTACAAGAGTTCAAAAATGAAGTTATGCATATTGCAAAGCTTCAGCACAGGAATTTAGTGAGGCTACTGGGGTACTGCATTCAAGCAGAAGAAAGACTGCTTGTTTATGAATTTATGGCCAACAAAAGCTTGGATTCCTTCATATTTG ATGAAAACAAGAGCATGTTACTAGATTGGCCAAGGCGGTCGCTAATTATCAATGGGGTTGCTCGGGGTCTTCTTTATCTTCATCAAGATTCAAGGCATAGAATAGTTCACAGAGATCTCAAAGCCGGGAATGTTTTGTTAGATAGTGAAATGAACCCAAAGATCTCGGACTTTGGACTGGCTAGAAGCTTTGGAGGAAACGAAATCGAAGCAACTACAAAGCATGTAGTTGGAACCTA TGGCTATCTGCCTCCAGAGTATATAATTGATGGAGCTTATTCAACAAAGTCAGATGTTTTCAGCTTCGGTGTGTTGATATTGGAGATAGTGAGTGGGAAGAGAAATAAAGGGTTCTGTCATCAAGATAATCTTCTGGCACAT gTATGGAGGCTATTTACTGAAGGCAAATGCTCTGAAATAGTTGATGCAACAATAATAGACTCACTCAATTTACCTGAAGTGCTAAGAACAATTCACGTGGGACTACTGTGTGTGCAACTAAGTCCAGACGACAGGCCGAACATGTCATCTGTGGTTCTCATGCTGAGCAGTGAATCTGAACTGCCTCAGCCAAACTTGCCTGGATTCTTTACAAGTACAAGTATGGCTGGCGATAGTTCTTCATCAAGCAGTTATAAACAATACACAAATAATGACATGACAGTAAGCATAATGTCTGCTAGATAG
- the LOC100795538 gene encoding F-box protein At1g80960: MVGTEAAEKMSVNEEKDLISTLPDSVLVSIISLLPCNEGVRTCVLSNRWKTMWKHVPHLSLDQSKMLKLLIRAYLRGLYLSTRLEMAYNRRRGDQEKDFEDLDEIAKAEVLIDSVLDSHVVSLESCTIRHLPESCASGKAVMWIEKLLKQNKVKKLSMERDDTDYLGSEESLPRVLRYHGRTLDLPFKIFSGFEALELKNYFLKTSPSSNDSCQVLTTLAFRNMSVKKDAWEGILSCCLCLENLTLENVTHDNCKLMREVTINSPRLKFLRICRMQMNGFKVSAVNLEVFEIDTVVCMPKRLLTFEIPKVHLLRSRSDLKIRGQYICWVGSKLLQSRNILHTSSQSHQGTTSSFAGIFENLATLCIDFDLKTVKNAITLFSALKACPKLQNLEINSEINDNAVDYYDQHDEDDAMEYYRRKEPCECIDQQLKTLSIMGFAGKKTEVEFLKYVITNGEVMKKITIWFVDDCSWIHAAETGCLLSFQTASPNLSIILNPGPFYMANVGGNFETWLSTLRE, translated from the exons ATGGTGGGAACAGAGGCAGCAGAAAAAATGAGTGTCAATGAAGAAAAAGATTTGATTAGCACTCTTCCTGATTCAGTTCTTGTCTCTATCATTTCTCTCCTTCCCTGCAACGAAGGCGTGAGAACCTGTGTTCTTTCCAACCGATGGAAAACCATGTGGAAACATGTTCCTCACCTTAGCTTGGATCAGAGCAAAATGTTGAAGCTTTTGATCCGAGCTTATCTTCGCGGGCTATACCTTAGCACGCGTCTTGAAATGGCTTATAATCGTCGTAGGggagatcaagaaaaagattttGAAGACTTGGATGAAATTGCTAAAGCAGAGGTGTTGATTGATTCAGTGTTGGATTCACACGTTGTTTCTTTGGAAAGTTGTACTATTCGGCACCTGCCAGAAAGTTGTGCTAGTGGCAAAGCTGTTATGTGGATCGAGAAACTCCTTAAGCAAAATAAGGTGAAGAAGCTTTCAATGGAGCGAGATGACACTGATTATTTGGGCTCTGAGGAAAGTTTGCCACGGGTTCTGAGATATCATGGAAGGACTCTAGACTTGCCTTTTAAGATTTTCTCAGGCTTTGAGGCACTTGAGTTGAAGAACTATTTTCTCAAGACTTCGCCCTCGAGTAATGATTCTTGCCAGGTTCTTACAACTTTAGCCTTTAGGAACATGAGTGTTAAGAAGGATGCTTGGGAAGGGATTTTGTCTTGTTGCCTGTGTCTTGAAAATTTAACACTTGAAAATGTAACACATGATAACTGCAAGTTGATGAGAGAGGTTACTATCAATAGTCCAAGACTCAAATTTCTCAGAATTTGTAGAATGCAGATGAATGGGTTTAAGGTTTCTGCTGTGAACCTTGAGGTCTTTGAGATTGATACTGTTGTTTGTATGCCGAAAAGACTACTTACTTTTGAAATCCCAAAGGTTCATCTGCTTCGATCTCGCTCTGATTTGAAAATTAGAGGGCAATATATTTGTTGGGTTGGGAGCAAACTGTTGCAGTCGAGAAATATTCTACACACTAGCAGCCAG AGTCATCAAGGAACAACTTCGAGCTTTGCTGGAATATTTGAGAACCTGGCTACTCTAtgtattgattttgatttgaaaacAGTAAAAAATGCCATAACCCTCTTTTCAGCTCTTAAGGCATGCCCAAAGTTGCAAAATCTTGAAATTAATAGCGAG ATTAATGACAACGCAGTGGATTACTATGATCAACATGATGAGGATGATGCAATGGAATACTACCGTAGAAAGGAGCCATGTGAGTGCATCGATCAACAACTAAAGACCCTTAGCATAATGGGATTTGCAGGAAAAAAAACTGAGGTGGAATTCCTTAAATATGTAATAACAAATGGTGAAGTAATGAAGAAGATTACAATTTGGTTTGTTGATGATTGCTCATGGATTCATGCCGCTGAAACTGGATGTTTGCTATCATTTCAGACAGCCTCTCCAAACTTGTCCATCATTCTCAATCCTGGGCCATTTTACATGGCAAATGTGGGTGGGAACTTTGAAACATGGCTCTCAACTCTAAGGGAGTAG